A DNA window from Corvus hawaiiensis isolate bCorHaw1 chromosome 11, bCorHaw1.pri.cur, whole genome shotgun sequence contains the following coding sequences:
- the TASOR gene encoding protein TASOR isoform X3, with amino-acid sequence MADAVIRSGGEMELEQHQRTEKTSAGVLGVESNRAGAAEDTTQNGGRSESGSAGEALLVAAAAAEDKVPTNLSISSSQRRSSISTANEQQQPPSGMLGGPPPLPKPPEDQQPLRRNFQIPRKSREKKALFQPVPLSSREFEDILKILHSSYLDQSSVSNFTYERASLVHSELLEKEFTEKRRELKFDGRMEKELSESYAFLMVDRGQIQSICEKGLQVGHSKITILGSPSMGVYISKYADLLQPNPLESGATGDVIVFKIIKGKMKSIYDHIGMKAMESTVKSVLDPTPKHECHVSKNANKVTSLLAYRAYELTQYYFYEYGFDEIRRRPRHVCPYAVVSFTYKGDMVQGPKFVPPSRPNTSHTDRSTEKSNITLWRGQLWNKGKLVCHVSLKSAALPFLPCKLPEKLEVEKVVSIDQLKKKFSPALFFKETYQGGKEVLKNGMYCSLYEVVEKSRSGSHLEGLLQKLEKEKLVLVKPLVDRGFLFLLSPWQMMSPYDHQTGWSRVLHALFLFPESRDVINSAQKSVPYGTQKNSTTMVLDERKESIPELKKLIQSLHFAFIQSRKDSSADFNAVVEKYINEYFKKLYSGTGREFILYEYSSRLDDKTSLYPAPRYKSHIDSCLQNYIFGCEAYQLLVSRAMELLDRNRKPQRFSPISDYEATEDYSDFAKAKCGKRIRSKYEAPAAKQKLPPPGDDDTERLQELINLIQCRKKNVGGDSDSEDPRIRSGVKRKLENQPENLQKYLKMSDSSENICQYEGGRTLDSPHSVFSMNSEHGGHESDFRQVDVSDPAANTHGFLKVLLERLATADRCDPALAQFVSQASAIGTEEIEEDMRQKYEYESIPAQDRDDHELPNIAQADSVTFTDPQSPAMLEAGVLCLPYPVDVSLQLPPNEGGLEHTLHLQEASTGNTFEDYGACPSAPIEHGYHTQHPISNNVGEVGMHWKLIPITGLKSPEEPLEYLPPTDALPNDPRVVNRQRNSDYQFPCSPFSDTQKGTAEDGHYTGQVEKPEDQYELTDHPFTAKHSISAVIETTLLEEYKLFARKIQEILEQKNIAYVSGMSTPVLSAQERIMRLSEHISLQASEVSVQEYIETLSEKLSSVILASSCMKQTPPVYSSPEALEVVSSTAPRPVPDTVAMCRDSDTAPLPEPLCNNLGEELHSHEQPSASLPLGKEKTDHGNAKPEDQTSSAGDLVEPPEKTQKSPENLNVSTQPAFSDFISQLKPEDFNSLVKIMKHVQKNIVQFYVHEEEESVLCREIKEYLRKLGNIECHPEQFLKRRADSDKLLIIIQNEDIANLIHKIPGLVTLKRLSCVSFAGVDSLDDVKNRTYNELFVSGGFLVSDESVLNPESITTDKLKQFLKFLEDLNTPDGKWQWKVHCKIQKKLKELGRMNANALNLLTLLNTYQKKHLVEILSYHNCDSQTRNAPELDCLIRLQAQNIQQRHVVFLTEKNLNSRAFYVDNGIVVAAVDDFMCNFRSLVGYHNSVTEQNHLPPCSAGQRQSDAVLTLPPLELGVGISQH; translated from the exons cGCTCTTTCAGCCAGTACCTCTAAGTTCTCGAGAATTTGAGGATATTTTGAAGATCCTGCATTCTTCCTACTTGGATCAAAGTTCAGTGTCCAATTTTACATACGAGAGAGCCAGCTTAGTTCATAGTGAACTGTTGGAAAAGGAA TTCACAGAAAAACGCAGAGAGCTGAAATTCGATGGGCGCATGGAGAAGGAGCTCTCGGAAAGCTACGCATTCCTCATGGTGGATCGGGGCCAG ATCCAGAGTATATGTGAAAAGGGGCTGCAGGTTGGCCACTCCAAAATCACGATTCTCGGCAGCCCTTCCATGG GCGTATATATCTCCAAGTATGCTGATTTATTGCAGCCTAATCCTCTAGAATCTGGAGCAACTGGAGATgtgattgtttttaaaataataaag gggaaaatgaaaagcatatATGACCACATTGGTATGAAAGCAATGGAATCAACTGTCAAGAGTGTGTTGGATCCCACCCCAAAGCACGAGTGTCATGTTTCAAAGAATGCAAATAAAGTCACCTCCTTGCTGGCTTACCGAGCCTATGAACTGACTCAG TACTACTTTTATGAATACGGCTTTGATGAGATCAGGCGAAGACCAAGACATGTTTGTCCTTATGCTGTTGTTTCATTTACTTATAAAGGTGACATGGTACAAGGACCAAAATTTGTGCCCCCATCAAG ACCAAACACCTCCCACACAGATAGAAGTACAG AGAAATCTAACATTACATTGTGGAGGGGACAACTTTGGAATAAAGGCAAACTTGTGTGCCACGTTTCCCTAAAATCAGCAGCACTACCTTTCCTTCCATGCAAGCT TCCTGAGAAGCTTGAGGTTGAAAAAGTTGTCAGCATTGATCagttgaagaaaaaattttcaCCAGCATTGTTCTTTAAAGAAACTTaccaaggaggaaaagaag TGTTGAAGAATGGCATGTACTGTAGCCTGTATGAAGTTGTGGAGAAGTCCCGTTCTGGGAGTCACTTAGAGGGTTTACTTCAAAAACTAGAGAAAGAGAAACTT GTCCTTGTAAAACCACTTGTGGACAGaggatttctctttcttctttctccttggCAAATGATGTCCCCTTATG ACCACCAAACTGGATGGTCCCGTGTGCTTCATGCATTGTTTCTGTTTCCAGAGTCTAGAGATGTAATTAACTCAG CACAAAAAAGTGTTCCATATGGAACACAGAAAAATTCAACTACCATGGTTTTggatgaaagaaaggaaagcattCCAGAACTCAAAAAGCTGATTCAGTCTctacattttgcttttattcagtCCCGTAAAGACAGTAGTGCAGATTTCAATGCTGTTGTGGAAAAGTacataaatgaatattttaaaaaactctaCAGTGGCACTGGTAGAGAATTTATATTATATGAATACTCATCACGGCTGGATGACAAAACATCTCTGTATCCTGCCCCGAGATACAAATCTCACATTGACAGCTGCTTACAGAACTATATTTTTGGTTGTGAGGCCTATCAGCTCCTCGTTTCCAGAGCTATGGAACTGCTGGACAGAAATCGGAAGCCTCAGCGCTTCAGTCCCATCTCAGATTACGAAGCTACAGAAGACTACTCTGACTTTGCCAAGGCAAAATGTGGGAAAAGAATCCGTTCCAAATATGAAGCCCCTGCTGCCAAACAAAAACTGCCTCCTCCTGGAGATGATGATACTGAAAGACTCCAAGAACTTATTAATTTGATCCAgtgtaggaagaaaaatgtagGTGGAGATTCTGATTCTGAAGACCCCAGAATTAGAAGTGGTGTgaaaagaaagctggaaaatcaacctgaaaatttacagaaatatcTAAAAATGAGTGACTCTTCAGAGAATATTTGTCAGTATGAAG GGGGCAGAACCTTGGATTCACCACACTCTGTGTTCTCAATGAATTCTGAGCATGGTGGCCACGAGAGTGACTTCAGGCAGGTGGATGTGTCTGACCCTGCTGCCAACACACATGGGTTCCTCaaagtgctgctggagaggctggcCACTGCTGACCGCTGCGACCCGGCCCTGGCACAGTTTGTCAGTCAAGCCTCAGCAATAGGCACTGAGGAAATTGAAGAGGATATGAGACaaaaatatgaatatgaatCCATTCCAGCTCAGGACAGAGATGATCACGAGCTTCCTAACATTGCTCAGGCTGACAGTGTTACCTTCACGGACCCGCAGAGCCCGGCCATGCTGGAAGCTGGCGTGTTGTGCTTGCCCTACCCTGTCGATGTCAGTCTGCAGCTCCCACCTAATGAAGGAGGCCTTGAGCACACACTACATTTGCAA gaAGCAAGCACTGGGAATACCTTTGAAGACTATGGTGCCTGTCCCAGTGCACCTATAGAACACGGCTATCACACGCAACATCCCATCTCAAATAATGTAGGGGAAGTTGGAATGCACTGGAAACTTATTCCAATTACAG GTCTGAAATCACCAGAAGAGCCACTGGAGTACTTGCCACCAACAGATGCACTTCCCAATGACCCCCGGGTAGTAAATCGACAGAGGAATTCTGATTATCAGTTTCCATGCTCTCCATTTTCAGACACACAGAAGGGGACAGCAGAAGATGGACATTACACAGGACAAGTGGAGAAACCTGAAGATCAGTATGAGCTGACAGATCACCCTTTTACAGCTAAGCATTCCATTAGTGCAGTAATAGAGACAACACTGTTAGAAGAATATAAGCTCTTTGCAAGAAAGATTCAAGAAATTTTGGAGCAAAAGAACATTGCTTATGTCAGTGGCATGTCCACACCAGTCCTGTCTGCCCAAGAGAGGATAATGAGACTTTCTGAACACATCAGTTTGCAGGCATCAGAGGTTTCTGTCCAAGAATATATAGAGACCCTGAGTGAAAAGTTGAGTAGTGTCATTTTGGCTTCTTCATGCATGAAGCAGACTCCCCCAGTCTATTCTAGTCCTGAGGCACTGGAGGTGGtgagcagcactgctcccagGCCTGTGCCCGACACGGtggccatgtgcagggacagcgACACGGCGCCGCTCCCAGAGCCACTGTGCAATAACCTGGGGGAAGAGCTGCACTCTCATGAGCAGCCTTCAGCAAGCCTCCCCCTAGGAAAGGAGAAAACGGATCATGGGAATGCTAAACCAGAGGATCAGACTTCTTCTGCTGGTGATCTCGTGGAACCACCAGAAAAGACTCAGAAATCCCCAGAAAACTTAAATGTTTCAACTCAACCagctttttctgattttataagTCAGTTAAAACCTGAAGACTTTAACAGTTTGGTCAAAATTATGAAACATGTACAGAAAAACATTGTCCAATTTTATGTtcatgaagaggaagaaagtgtTCTCTGCAGAGAAATCAAG GAGTATCTTAGAAAGTTAGGGAATATAGAGTGCCATCCAGAGCAGTTCCTTAAAAGAAGAGCTGATTCAGATAAACTGTTGATCATTATCCAAAATGAAGACATTGCCAACCTCATCCATAAG aTCCCTGGCCTGGTGACTCTGAAGAGGCTCTCCTGTGTCAGCTTTGCAGGGGTTGATAGTTTGGATGATGTGAAAAATCGCACTTACAATGAACTGTTTGTTTCTGGGGGTTTTCTTGTGTCAGATGAATCTGTCCTTAACCCAGAGTCCATCACTACAG ATAAACTAAAACAGTTCCTGAAGTTTCTGGAGGATCTCAATACGCCAGATGGGAAATGGCAGTGGAAAGTCCactgcaaaatacaaaaaaaacttAAGGAACTGGGGAG GATGAATGCCAATGCCCTGAACCTGCTCACCCTTCTGAACACCTATCAAAAGAAGCACTTGGTTGAGATTCTGTCTTACCATAACTGTGATTCTCAAACTCGAAATGCTCCAGAACTGGACTGTCTCATCAGGCTTCAGGCTCAAAACATACAACAGAGACATGTTGTCTTCCTAACAG AAAAGAATCTCAACTCGAGAGCGTTTTATGTTGATAATGGCATAGTGGTTGCTGCTGTTGATGACTTCATGTGTAACTTCAGAAGTCTCGTTGGGTATCACAACTCTGTTACTGAGCAGAACCACCTtcctccctgcagtgctggccAAAGACAATCAG ATGCTGTTTTGACATTGCCCCCTTTGGAGCTGGGAGTTGGGATTTCCCAGCACTAA